Proteins from a genomic interval of Indicator indicator isolate 239-I01 chromosome 19, UM_Iind_1.1, whole genome shotgun sequence:
- the B3GNT9 gene encoding LOW QUALITY PROTEIN: UDP-GlcNAc:betaGal beta-1,3-N-acetylglucosaminyltransferase 9 (The sequence of the model RefSeq protein was modified relative to this genomic sequence to represent the inferred CDS: substituted 1 base at 1 genomic stop codon), with protein MSVHNHIQMCLLGSLLLRHKXGDVGSALSNGIWTLVLGRSDTALNSPRNTVETMRVRLKGDAICTLFLLVALCSLLYSQLEHLVPAGNKELTQKQPSVRPKVVSDSRGPWRPMPAQAIVSRPQVTPVVRRKEVASNRVQTTTPAPMTDSAFNFKLYLLNKDKRNFNLLINQPKKCRRTPGGPFLLIAIKSVVEDFDRREIVRKTWGREGLVNGEQIQRVFLLGTPKNRTVLETWETLIQQESQAYRDILLWDFMDTFFNLTLKEIHFLNWAAEFCHSVKFIFKGDADVFVNVENIVDFLERHDPTKDLFVGDIIYNARPIRIQQSKYYIPETMYGLSIYPAYAGGGGFLLSSHTMRKLSKACREVELFPIDDVFLGMCLQRINLKPVSHEGFKTFGIVKPSAAPHLQTFDPCFYKDLMVVHSLKVAEIWLMWNLLHSPRLSCTQKKQVKKPFQWKMKAQVTQASPLG; from the coding sequence ATGGACATTGGTGCTGGGCAGATCAGACACAGCTCTTAACAGTCCCAGGAACACCGTGGAGACCATGAGAGTTCGTCTCAAAGGGGATGCGATCTGTACCCTCTTCCTGCTGGTGGCACTTTGCTCTTTACTCTATTCCCAGCTGGAACATTTGGTCCCAGCAGGAAACAAGGAGCTGACGCAGAAGCAGCCTTCAGTAAGACCAAAAGTAGTCTCTGACTCCAGAGGGCCTTGGAGACCAATGCCAGCACAGGCAATAGTGTCCAGACCTCAAGTAACTCCTGTTGTGAGACGAAAGGAAGTGGCCAGCAACAGGGTCCAAACTACAACTCCAGCCCCAATGACTGATTCTGCCTTCAACTTCAAGCTCTATCTCCTAAACAAGGACAAGAGGAACTTCAATCTTCTCATTAACCAGCCCAAGAAATGCAGGAGAACACCAGgaggtccctttctgctcaTTGCTATCAAATCAGTAGTTGAAGACTTTGACAGACGTGAGATTGTTCGGAAGACTTGGGGCAGGGAGGGTTTGGTGAATGGGGAGCAGATCCAGCGAGTGTTCCTCCTGGGAACACCAAAGAACAGGACAGTGCTAGAAACCTGGGAGACCCTGATCCAACAGGAGAGTCAGGCATACAGGGACATTTTACTGTGGGACTTCATGGACACTTTCTTCAACCTGACCCTGAAGGAAATCCACTTCCTGAACTGGGCTGCTGAATTCTGCCACAGTGTGAAATTCATCTTTAAAGGTGATGCTGATGTCTTTGTTAACGTTGAGAACATTGTTGACTTCCTTGAGAGACATGACCCCACCAAGGACCTCTTTGTTGGGGACATCATCTACAACGCCCGCCCCATCCGTATCCAACAGAGCAAATACTACATCCCAGAGACCATGTATGGGCTAAGCATCTACCCAGCCTATGCGGGAGGAGGAGGGTTTTTGCTGTCCAGCCACACCATGAGGAAGCTCTCCAAGGCCTGCAGAGAGGTGGAACTCTTCCCCATCGACGATGTCTTTTTGGGTATGTGCCTACAGAGGATCAACCTCAAACCCGTTTCGCATGAAGGATTCAAGACCTTCGGTATCGTTAAGCCATCTGCCGCCCCGCACCTCCAGACATTTGACCCTTGTTTCTACAAGGACCTCATGGTAGTTCACAGCCTGAAAGTTGCTGAGATCTGGCTAATGTGGAACCTGCTCCACAGCCCACGTCTTTCCTGCACTCAGAAGAAGCAAGTGAAGAAGCCTTTCCAGTGGAAAATGAAGGCTCAGGTAACACAGGCATCACCCCTTGGATAA